A genome region from Anastrepha ludens isolate Willacy chromosome 3, idAnaLude1.1, whole genome shotgun sequence includes the following:
- the LOC128856566 gene encoding protamine-like: MSRCCMRPGRVTGNGYLNFLREFRMKNCGMTAVQTVIQGAKAWNRLSCKQKAKYRAMGCKSARRKRKRRGCRPKRRRRSGCRKKRRPRRRGCRPKKRRRSGCRKKRRPKRRRSCRRRSRPRRKRGGCRKRKRCMKPGPVTANAYLNFLRSFRRKHCGLTPREAVKKGARKWCSMSPEAKRRYMRQACKMTKSKRKRRSGLCRSFRKKRRC; encoded by the exons ATGAGTCGTTGTTGTATGCGACCTGGACGCGTTACCGGTAATGGATACCTAAATTTTTTACGCGAATTCCGCATGAAAAACTGTGGCATGACGGCGGTGCAAACAGTGATTCAAGGTGCGAAGGCATGGAATCGACTATCGTGCAAGCAGAAGGCCAAGTATCGTGCAATG GGCTGCAAGAGTGCGCGACGTAAGAGGAAGCGTCGTGGTTGTCGACCAAAACGACGTAGGCGTTCCGGCTGTCGAAAGAAGCGCCGGCCAAGGCGTCGTGGCTGTCGGCCAAAAAAACGTAGGCGTTCCGGCTGTCGAAAGAAGCGCCGGCCAAAGCGTCGTCGAAGCTGTCGTCGTCGTTCTCGCCCCCGTCGCAAGCGCGGAGGCTGCCGAAAGCGCAAGCGTTGCATGAAACCCGGCCCAGTGACGGCAAATGCATATTTGAACTTCCTACGCTCCTTCAGACGTAAACACTGTGGCCTCACGCCACGAGAAGCTGTAAAGAAGGGCGCGCGAAAGTGGTGTTCAATGTCGCCCGAAGCAAAACGACGCTACATGCGACAG GCCTGCAAAATGACAAAGAGCAAACGTAAAAGGAGAAGTGGTCTGTGTCGATCATTCCGTAAAAAGAGGCGTTGTTGA